The nucleotide sequence AACTTCATGCCGTACTTCAAGGGCGAAGCCGACGAAGGACCGCGTAAAGAGATCTACTACTTTGGTCAGGGCGGCGAATTGAACGCGATTCGTGTCCAAAACTGGAAAATCCACTTTGCCATCGTGACGGGGAACATCGCAACCGGTATCCGAACGGTTCCCGGTTGGCCACTGATCATCAACCTGAAAGCGGATCCGTACGAAAAGATGTGGAAGGAAGGCGAACTCGGATACTTCCGTTGGTACGGCGACAACATGTGGACCTTCGTGCCGGCGCAGAACTTTATCCAGAAGTTCTTGGATACGATTCCCGAATACCCGTTCCAAGCCGGATCAAGTTTGAATGCAGCGGGTATCAACTACCAGTCGCTGAAGGCCAAGGAAGTCTTGGACAAGCTTGAGAAGCTGGACTATCCGCGGAACTAGAATTCCGCCGGCAACCGACGGCACACGTCGCCGTTGACGCAAACGATTGAATCTCGCCGCGGCGGTTCCCTTCGGGGCCCGCCGCGATTTTCTGTTGCGAATCACCAACGATTGACTCGCGGCTTGACTGTTGCAGCGAAATGTCGTTTCGTCAGTGTTGGACACCCGAAGGTTTACCGGCGTGCGATCGGGAAGCGATCCGCATACCAACGGACAATACGGTCAACGACAATTTCGCGGTGGTTCCACAGTCGATACGTGTGCTCAAAGTTGCGATAGTATTCGACTTGCAAAGACCTCTGGTCGGGAACCAAGCCAAACATTTCATCGAACTGATCGACGTCGGACAGTTCCCCGTAGCCTTCGGTGTAGATGTACAACAGGCTCGCGTGGCGATCCAACATCTGCTGGATCTGCTGTGAAACGACGGCGGCTGACTCGCTGGCTTCGAAAAATTCTTCGGCACCGGGCACGTCTGCGGAAACTCGTTGCATCGCGTGGGGAATCAAGCGACGTTTGATCGCATTTCTCCAAAACCGGAAACGCAACGCCTTTTGCCAACGTCGGCGTCGCAGATGCTTCCGCGTCGGAAAAGCCAAACCATCCAAAAAGACGGCTCCGACGACACGGTCTTCCTGGCTTGCGACCTTGTGTCCGTTGTACGCGCCGCTGCACAGTCCGATCACCACAAAGCGATCGCACCCCGAGACGTCTGCCATGCGCGTCATTGCATCCTTCGCATCCAACAAGGCCCTGTTTTCGCCCGGTTTCGAATCCAGCCGAACGGCGCTATCGCCCAGACCTGACAGATCGATCCGCATGCACTCATAGCCTGCGGTCGCCAACGCACGAGCTAGATCGACGTGCAGACGAAAGGGACCACTGCGATGCACCACACCGGCGTTCAGAATCAACGCCATCGGTGGTCGCGACGGGTTGTCCGGCCGCCGGCGCGTTTGTTGCCCAAGGGACTTGGTTCCCAAGATGGTTTCGCTTTCGAATCCGTCTTGCGTCGCGATCGATTCCGACAAGTCGCTCGGAGCCCAATGCGATGCTTCGTGCGGTCGTGTGATCACACCCACTAGGTCATCGTTGTTTCCGAAGCTGCAAATGGTTTCATTCATGTCAGGCATAAATCCCGTTTCGGCGTCAGCATGCCTTTTTGCTCCAACCGCTCGAACAGGTTTTGAATCTGATTGACCAGCGTGCGGGTGGAATGGGGACGCAACCATGCGGTTTCCAAATCGCACAGCCGATTCCAAGAGTATTCCTCTGCGACCGGGACCGTTTTACGCATCGAATTGGTCGGCGTGAAAGCAGGATTCGGATTCGATTGCGATTCGACGACCAAATGAGGAAGTGTCAGTGATTCAAACGGTGGCCGCCACTGAGCCATCTCCTCAACTAGCGATCTTTGGTACTTCCATGCGATGATCTCCTCATATTCAGAATCATCGACCGTTTGCGTTTTCTCGAACCATAGATCCAACATGGTTGAATGTACCCGGCGAAGTTCTGTCAGATATCGGCGGCCATGCAAAACGGGTTCCCATGCGATGATCGAGTGGACGTCGTCTCGGGTGGTCGCGACATCGGTGATCAAGCCAGCACCGGCGCGCAGCCCCAACAAAGCCACCGAGTCACAACCGCTGCGTTCTTTGCAGTGATCGATGGCGTTATTGATGTCGTTTCGCCAAGCGTCCAGTGAACGCACTTCGCTGGGATTGCCAA is from Crateriforma conspicua and encodes:
- a CDS encoding alpha/beta fold hydrolase; the encoded protein is MNETICSFGNNDDLVGVITRPHEASHWAPSDLSESIATQDGFESETILGTKSLGQQTRRRPDNPSRPPMALILNAGVVHRSGPFRLHVDLARALATAGYECMRIDLSGLGDSAVRLDSKPGENRALLDAKDAMTRMADVSGCDRFVVIGLCSGAYNGHKVASQEDRVVGAVFLDGLAFPTRKHLRRRRWQKALRFRFWRNAIKRRLIPHAMQRVSADVPGAEEFFEASESAAVVSQQIQQMLDRHASLLYIYTEGYGELSDVDQFDEMFGLVPDQRSLQVEYYRNFEHTYRLWNHREIVVDRIVRWYADRFPIARR
- a CDS encoding alpha/beta fold hydrolase, with the translated sequence MKVEFFGNRKTQLLGVTHRPSHTDSTSRAIVFVPPIGHEYIRTHWAMKLLAKQLTRKSMHVLRFDLRGHGDSFGNPSEVRSLDAWRNDINNAIDHCKERSGCDSVALLGLRAGAGLITDVATTRDDVHSIIAWEPVLHGRRYLTELRRVHSTMLDLWFEKTQTVDDSEYEEIIAWKYQRSLVEEMAQWRPPFESLTLPHLVVESQSNPNPAFTPTNSMRKTVPVAEEYSWNRLCDLETAWLRPHSTRTLVNQIQNLFERLEQKGMLTPKRDLCLT